The following are encoded together in the Sandaracinaceae bacterium genome:
- the obgE gene encoding GTPase ObgE produces the protein MRFVDLVEIEVQAGNGGNGAVAFRREKYVPLGGPSGGDIVFEAHERMSTLMDLHYRRHLTAPPGEHGRGKDQFGHAGRDEVVQVPVGTQVYDADTGELLVDLAEPGQTFVVARGGKGGRGNMRFATPFDRAPRRADPGEEGEHRNLKLELKLMADVGVVGFPNVGKSTFIAAVSRATPKIADYPFTTLVPNLGVASLGPDRNFVVADIPGIIEGASEGAGLGLRFLRHVERNRVLLHVITYDPDPSRDPVADYKTLLNEMATFDASLLERPAIVAFSKMDLLEAQEALEASREGFAELGIKVMPFSAATREGLDAILLALEAILRKTDPARVTSDNLVLGARPQDLHDTAGSGSRTQAQSDDDDEAG, from the coding sequence GTGCGTTTCGTCGATCTAGTTGAAATCGAAGTCCAGGCCGGCAACGGTGGCAATGGTGCGGTGGCCTTTCGCCGTGAGAAGTACGTTCCCCTCGGCGGTCCTTCCGGCGGCGACATCGTCTTCGAGGCGCACGAGCGCATGTCCACGCTGATGGACCTGCACTACCGGCGCCATCTGACCGCGCCTCCTGGCGAGCATGGCCGTGGCAAGGACCAGTTCGGCCACGCTGGGCGCGATGAGGTGGTGCAGGTGCCCGTGGGCACGCAGGTGTACGACGCGGACACCGGCGAGCTGCTGGTGGACCTGGCCGAGCCGGGGCAGACGTTCGTGGTGGCCCGCGGGGGCAAGGGGGGACGCGGCAACATGCGCTTCGCCACGCCGTTCGACCGCGCGCCGCGGCGCGCCGATCCGGGCGAAGAGGGCGAGCACCGCAACCTGAAGCTGGAGCTGAAGCTCATGGCCGACGTGGGCGTGGTGGGCTTCCCCAACGTGGGCAAGTCCACGTTCATCGCCGCCGTGTCGCGCGCCACGCCGAAGATCGCGGACTACCCGTTCACCACGCTGGTGCCCAACCTGGGCGTGGCGTCGCTGGGCCCGGACCGCAACTTCGTGGTGGCCGACATCCCCGGCATCATCGAGGGCGCCTCCGAGGGCGCGGGCCTCGGGCTGCGCTTCCTGCGCCACGTGGAGCGCAACCGCGTGTTGCTGCACGTCATCACCTACGACCCGGATCCGAGCCGCGACCCGGTGGCCGACTACAAGACGCTGCTCAACGAGATGGCCACGTTCGATGCGTCGCTGCTGGAGCGCCCCGCCATCGTGGCGTTCAGCAAGATGGACTTGCTCGAGGCGCAGGAGGCGCTCGAGGCTTCGCGTGAGGGCTTTGCGGAGCTGGGCATCAAGGTCATGCCGTTCAGCGCCGCCACGCGCGAGGGCCTCGACGCCATCTTGCTGGCCCTCGAGGCCATCCTGAGGAAGACCGACCCGGCGCGCGTGACCAGCGACAACCTGGTGCTGGGAGCGCGCCCGCAAGACCTGCACGACACCGCCGGCAGCGGCAGCCGCACGCAGGCTCAGTCGGACGACGACGACGAAGCCGGCTGA
- a CDS encoding alpha/beta fold hydrolase gives MPTRTLLPTPDGHTLVADLHLPDGSPKGLALLGHAMMVDRRTMDRPKGHGLASVLVSRGFAVLNVDFRGHGESVLHTRRSFSFDDIVRNDVPALVFALRDRFPDLPRFLVGHSLGVNAGLPGLALLRDHGVRAVVAIAPNLWAPKFEPSLVRRLKKRAMVTAFELAARPTGFFDPAPFGMGRSRIPRPYVEQFGKFYRDDRLVSLDGADDYEQGLASLALPILAWSGGNDTLMAHPDAVAQYLRLFSRAAVDHRRFVGAGGFEPDHMQLVIDERSLPLFEQSAEFLLQHVG, from the coding sequence GTGCCCACGCGCACCTTACTTCCCACGCCCGATGGCCACACGCTCGTGGCCGACCTGCACCTGCCTGACGGAAGCCCCAAGGGCCTCGCGCTGCTGGGGCACGCCATGATGGTGGACCGCCGCACCATGGACCGGCCCAAGGGGCATGGGCTCGCCAGCGTGCTGGTGTCGCGGGGCTTTGCGGTGCTGAACGTGGACTTCCGCGGCCACGGCGAGAGCGTGCTCCACACGCGGCGCTCGTTCTCGTTCGACGACATCGTGCGCAACGACGTGCCCGCGCTGGTGTTCGCGCTGCGCGACCGCTTCCCGGACCTGCCCCGATTCCTGGTGGGCCACAGCCTGGGCGTCAACGCGGGGCTGCCGGGGCTCGCGCTGCTGCGGGATCACGGCGTGCGAGCGGTGGTGGCCATCGCGCCCAACCTGTGGGCGCCCAAGTTCGAGCCCAGCCTGGTGCGCCGCCTGAAGAAGCGCGCCATGGTCACCGCGTTCGAGCTGGCGGCACGTCCCACCGGGTTCTTCGACCCGGCCCCCTTCGGCATGGGCCGCTCGCGCATCCCGCGGCCCTATGTGGAGCAGTTCGGCAAGTTCTACCGGGACGACCGGCTCGTGTCGCTCGACGGCGCCGACGACTACGAGCAGGGCCTCGCCTCGCTCGCGCTGCCCATCCTGGCGTGGAGCGGCGGGAACGACACGCTCATGGCGCACCCCGATGCCGTGGCCCAGTACCTGCGCCTGTTCTCGCGGGCCGCTGTGGACCACCGGCGCTTCGTGGGCGCGGGCGGCTTCGAGCCCGACCACATGCAGCTGGTCATCGACGAGCGCTCGCTGCCGCTGTTCGAGCAGTCGGCGGAGTTTCTCCTCCAACACGTGGGCTGA
- the rpsB gene encoding 30S ribosomal protein S2: MTTENQDTARPDVSSGDLPIGLRALIDAGVHFGHQTKRWNPKMRPFIYGARNGIHIVDLDQTAVLFRRAFDFVTEAVGRGGHVLFVGTKRQASDVVLEEAVRSNQFYVTGRWLGGTLTNFTTVKKGIDRLRELDRQDADGTLDLLTKKEALGLRRERERLEKYLGGIKHMDGLPSALFVIDPNNEHIAVKEGRKLNIPIIALTDTNCNPDLVDFVIPGNDDAIRSIKLVASRIADACIEGQQSRRDHVVAGDRGDRNGGGHVGGAVGDGPAVEQARKRRGPGGPGGAPRR; encoded by the coding sequence ATGACCACTGAAAATCAAGACACCGCCCGCCCCGACGTCTCCAGCGGCGACCTGCCCATCGGCCTTCGCGCCCTCATCGACGCCGGCGTCCACTTCGGTCACCAGACCAAGCGCTGGAACCCGAAGATGCGCCCGTTCATCTACGGCGCGCGCAACGGCATCCACATCGTGGACCTCGACCAGACGGCGGTGCTCTTCCGTCGCGCGTTCGACTTCGTGACCGAGGCCGTGGGCCGCGGTGGCCACGTGCTCTTCGTGGGCACCAAGCGCCAGGCCAGCGACGTGGTCCTCGAGGAGGCCGTCCGCTCCAACCAGTTCTACGTCACGGGCCGCTGGCTCGGTGGCACGCTCACCAACTTCACCACCGTGAAGAAGGGCATCGACCGCCTGCGCGAGCTCGACCGTCAAGACGCCGACGGCACGCTCGACCTGCTCACCAAGAAGGAGGCCCTCGGCCTTCGTCGCGAGCGCGAGCGCCTCGAGAAGTACCTCGGCGGCATCAAGCACATGGACGGGCTGCCCTCGGCGCTGTTCGTCATCGACCCCAACAACGAGCACATCGCCGTCAAGGAAGGTCGCAAGCTGAACATCCCGATCATCGCCCTCACGGACACCAACTGTAACCCCGACCTGGTGGACTTCGTGATCCCCGGCAACGACGACGCCATCCGCTCCATCAAGCTGGTGGCCTCGCGCATCGCCGACGCCTGCATCGAAGGTCAGCAGTCGCGTCGTGACCATGTGGTGGCCGGCGACCGCGGCGACCGCAACGGCGGCGGTCACGTCGGTGGCGCCGTGGGCGACGGTCCCGCGGTGGAGCAGGCGCGCAAGCGTCGTGGCCCGGGCGGTCCCGGTGGCGCCCCGCGTCGCTGA
- the tsf gene encoding translation elongation factor Ts, with the protein MANISAAQVKALRDRTGAGMMDCKKALQDADGDEEKAMEDIQKKGLAKVAKKAGAIAAEGMVHAYIHAGSRVGVLLEVNCQTDFVARNEDFKSFVSDVAMQIASMTPLYVRESEIPEADVAAQSAIFAGQMEEEARETGKSKPAEATAKILEGKIAKWKKENCLLEQVSIMVEDKKTIGDICDELSARIGEKISVRRFVRYELGEGIEKKKEDLAAAVAETLAAG; encoded by the coding sequence ATGGCGAACATTTCAGCCGCACAGGTTAAGGCGCTCCGTGATCGCACGGGCGCGGGCATGATGGACTGCAAGAAGGCCCTCCAAGACGCCGATGGCGACGAAGAGAAGGCCATGGAGGACATCCAGAAGAAGGGCCTCGCCAAGGTCGCGAAGAAGGCCGGTGCCATCGCCGCCGAAGGCATGGTCCACGCCTACATCCACGCGGGCAGCCGCGTGGGCGTGCTCCTCGAGGTCAACTGCCAGACCGACTTCGTGGCCCGCAACGAGGACTTCAAGTCGTTCGTGTCGGACGTCGCCATGCAGATCGCGTCCATGACGCCGCTCTACGTGCGCGAGAGCGAGATCCCCGAGGCCGACGTCGCCGCGCAGAGCGCCATCTTCGCCGGTCAGATGGAGGAAGAGGCGCGCGAGACGGGTAAGTCGAAGCCCGCCGAGGCCACCGCCAAGATCCTCGAGGGCAAGATCGCCAAGTGGAAGAAGGAGAACTGCCTCCTCGAGCAGGTCTCCATCATGGTCGAAGACAAGAAGACCATCGGCGACATCTGCGACGAGCTCTCGGCCCGTATCGGCGAGAAGATCTCGGTGCGCCGCTTCGTGCGCTACGAGCTCGGCGAGGGCATCGAGAAGAAGAAAGAGGACCTCGCGGCCGCCGTGGCCGAGACCCTCGCCGCCGGCTGA
- a CDS encoding UMP kinase, producing MVELKHKRVLLKLSGEALCGEVGGFGLNPATLSDIAAEIVEVHHAGAELGIVIGGGNIFRGLKGSASGMDRTSADHMGMLATVINGLALQDAIEKKGVPTRVMSAMAISAVTEPYIRRRAIRHLEKRRICIFVAGTGNPYFSTDTAAALRAMEIHADALMKATKVEGVYDSDPAKNPDAQMYRRLSYDRFLADRVGVMDSTAVTLCRDNKLPIRVFALHQRGNIKRVVMGEDVGTLVSETGE from the coding sequence ATGGTGGAACTCAAGCATAAGCGCGTCTTGCTCAAGCTCTCGGGCGAGGCTCTCTGCGGTGAGGTTGGGGGGTTCGGGCTCAACCCCGCCACACTCAGCGACATCGCTGCCGAGATCGTGGAGGTGCACCACGCGGGCGCCGAACTCGGCATCGTCATCGGGGGTGGCAACATCTTCCGCGGCCTCAAGGGCAGCGCCAGCGGCATGGACCGCACCTCGGCCGACCACATGGGCATGCTGGCCACCGTCATCAACGGACTGGCCCTGCAAGACGCCATCGAGAAGAAGGGCGTGCCCACCCGCGTGATGAGCGCCATGGCCATCAGCGCCGTGACCGAGCCGTACATCCGCCGCCGCGCCATCCGCCACCTCGAGAAGCGCCGCATCTGCATCTTCGTGGCCGGCACGGGCAACCCCTACTTCTCCACGGACACGGCCGCCGCGCTGCGCGCCATGGAGATCCACGCGGACGCGCTCATGAAGGCCACCAAGGTCGAGGGCGTGTACGACTCGGACCCGGCGAAGAATCCAGATGCCCAGATGTACCGCCGCTTGAGCTACGATCGCTTCCTGGCAGACCGCGTGGGTGTCATGGACAGCACCGCGGTGACCCTCTGCCGCGACAACAAGCTCCCGATTCGAGTCTTCGCGCTCCACCAACGCGGCAACATCAAGCGCGTGGTCATGGGCGAGGACGTCGGCACGCTCGTCTCCGAGACGGGCGAGTGA
- a CDS encoding heavy metal translocating P-type ATPase: MTMHNLKDVVCGMTVTADSPHHAEHEGQAFYFCNPKCRIKFLADPHKYLTPPAATEPVTPPPSAPAGTWYTCPMDPEVRQDHPGTCPKCGMALEPELPSLDDEANPELVDFQRRFTWTLPLTIAVTTLAMFGHALGVMDMAAQSWLELGLSLPVVLWAGAPFFVRGARSVLNRSPNMWTLISLGTGAAFVYSVVATAAPQLFPDSFVSMGRVAVYFEASVVIISLTLLGQLLELRARAQTSAAIKSLLGLAPKTARRIAADGTEEDIPLTHVHVGDRLRVRPGEKVPVDGVVLEGSSAVDESMLTGEPLPVSKREGDALIGATLNTSGALVMEAGRVGSATVLSQIVQLVAQAQRSRAPMQQMADSVAGYFVYGVVTTALLTFLGWGLFGPEPSWVYALVNAVSVLIIACPCALGLATPMSIMVATGRGATHGVLFRDAAAIETLRRVDTLIVDKTGTLTEGKPSFERIVGVGGFDADEALRLAASLDQGSEHPLAMAIVTEARARSLMLEAPVGFDSASGMGVRGQVAGKAVALGNEALMAQAGLDVSAVSQQVEVARSEGASVMLLAVDGTLAGLLVVSDPVKATTPDALAKLQRANVRVVMATGDALTTARAVAERLGIREVHGQVTPAEKLALVEKLQAEGHVVAMAGDGINDAPALARADVGIAMGTGTDVAMSSAQLTLVKGDLRGIVTARALSEATVANMKQNLGFAFVYNAVGISIAAGVIYPLTEWLLSPMIAALAMSLSSASVITNALRLRGVRLVEA, encoded by the coding sequence ATGACGATGCACAACCTCAAAGACGTGGTCTGCGGCATGACGGTGACCGCAGACTCGCCGCACCACGCCGAGCACGAGGGCCAGGCCTTCTACTTCTGCAACCCGAAGTGCCGCATCAAGTTCCTGGCGGACCCCCACAAGTACCTCACGCCGCCCGCTGCGACCGAGCCCGTTACCCCGCCGCCCTCTGCCCCGGCGGGCACCTGGTACACCTGCCCGATGGACCCGGAGGTTCGGCAGGACCACCCCGGCACCTGCCCCAAGTGCGGCATGGCGCTCGAGCCCGAGCTGCCGAGCCTGGATGACGAAGCGAACCCCGAGCTGGTGGACTTCCAGCGGCGCTTCACGTGGACCCTGCCGCTGACCATCGCGGTGACCACGCTGGCCATGTTCGGCCACGCGCTCGGCGTCATGGACATGGCCGCGCAGAGCTGGCTGGAGCTGGGCCTGTCGCTGCCCGTGGTGCTGTGGGCGGGCGCGCCCTTCTTCGTGCGCGGCGCGCGCTCGGTGCTCAACCGAAGCCCCAACATGTGGACGCTGATCAGCCTCGGGACGGGCGCCGCGTTCGTGTACAGCGTGGTGGCCACCGCGGCGCCGCAGCTGTTCCCGGACTCGTTCGTGTCCATGGGCCGCGTGGCCGTGTACTTCGAGGCCTCGGTGGTGATCATCTCGCTCACGCTGCTGGGCCAGCTGTTGGAGCTGCGCGCGCGCGCCCAGACGTCCGCGGCCATCAAGTCGCTGCTGGGGCTCGCGCCCAAGACGGCGCGGCGCATCGCGGCGGACGGCACGGAGGAGGACATCCCGCTCACGCACGTGCACGTGGGGGACCGCCTGCGCGTGCGGCCCGGCGAGAAGGTGCCCGTGGACGGCGTGGTGCTCGAGGGCAGCAGCGCGGTGGACGAGTCCATGCTCACGGGCGAGCCGCTGCCGGTGAGCAAGCGAGAGGGCGATGCGCTCATCGGGGCCACGCTCAACACCAGCGGCGCGCTGGTGATGGAGGCCGGGCGCGTGGGCTCGGCCACGGTGCTGTCGCAGATCGTGCAGCTGGTGGCGCAGGCCCAGCGCTCGCGCGCGCCCATGCAGCAGATGGCCGACTCGGTGGCCGGCTACTTTGTGTACGGCGTGGTCACCACGGCGCTGCTCACCTTCCTGGGCTGGGGCCTGTTCGGTCCGGAGCCCAGCTGGGTCTACGCACTGGTCAACGCGGTGTCGGTGCTCATCATCGCCTGCCCGTGCGCGCTGGGGCTGGCCACGCCCATGTCCATCATGGTGGCCACCGGGCGCGGCGCCACGCACGGCGTGCTGTTCCGTGACGCGGCGGCCATCGAGACGCTGCGCCGCGTGGACACGCTCATCGTGGACAAGACCGGCACGCTGACCGAGGGCAAGCCCAGCTTCGAGCGCATTGTGGGCGTGGGTGGCTTCGACGCCGACGAAGCGCTGCGCCTGGCCGCGAGCCTGGACCAGGGGAGCGAGCACCCGCTGGCCATGGCCATCGTGACCGAGGCGCGCGCGCGGAGCCTGATGCTGGAGGCGCCGGTGGGCTTCGACTCGGCGTCCGGCATGGGTGTGCGCGGCCAGGTGGCGGGCAAGGCCGTTGCGCTGGGCAACGAGGCGCTGATGGCCCAGGCGGGCCTGGATGTGAGCGCGGTCAGCCAGCAGGTGGAGGTGGCCCGCAGCGAAGGCGCGAGCGTGATGCTGCTAGCGGTGGACGGCACGCTGGCCGGCCTGCTGGTGGTGTCGGACCCCGTGAAGGCGACCACGCCGGACGCGCTCGCGAAGCTGCAGCGGGCGAACGTGCGCGTGGTGATGGCCACCGGCGACGCCCTCACCACGGCGCGTGCCGTGGCGGAGCGGCTGGGCATCCGCGAGGTGCACGGCCAGGTGACGCCGGCCGAGAAGCTGGCCCTGGTGGAGAAGCTGCAGGCGGAGGGCCACGTGGTGGCCATGGCGGGGGACGGCATCAACGACGCGCCCGCGCTGGCCCGCGCCGACGTGGGGATTGCCATGGGCACCGGCACCGACGTGGCCATGAGCAGCGCGCAGCTCACGCTGGTGAAGGGCGACCTGCGCGGCATCGTGACGGCGCGCGCGCTGTCCGAGGCCACCGTGGCCAACATGAAGCAGAACCTCGGGTTCGCCTTCGTCTACAACGCGGTCGGCATCTCCATCGCGGCCGGGGTCATCTACCCGCTCACCGAGTGGCTGCTGTCCCCCATGATCGCCGCGCTGGCCATGAGCCTTAGCTCCGCCTCGGTCATCACCAACGCGCTCCGCCTGCGGGGCGTGCGGCTGGTGGAAGCCTGA
- the frr gene encoding ribosome recycling factor, producing the protein MLDETLQDLRESIEKAHEALRRDLAKIRTGRANPGILDGVRVDYYGTPTPLKQMAGINVPEARMITLKPFERSSINLIESAIRNAQLGLNPSSDGELIRIPIPPLTEERRRDLAKTARKEGEECKIAIRKARHDAKDMLDELEKSGDVGKDDAARALKDLEAIVKDGVTKVDDMVAKKEEDIMKV; encoded by the coding sequence ATGCTCGATGAAACACTGCAAGACCTGAGAGAGAGCATCGAAAAGGCGCACGAAGCGCTGCGCCGCGACCTCGCCAAGATCCGCACCGGGCGAGCCAACCCGGGCATCCTCGACGGGGTGCGCGTGGACTACTACGGCACGCCCACGCCGCTGAAGCAGATGGCGGGCATCAACGTGCCCGAGGCGCGCATGATCACGCTCAAGCCGTTCGAGCGCAGCTCCATCAACCTGATCGAGTCGGCCATCCGCAACGCGCAGCTGGGCCTCAACCCCAGCAGCGACGGCGAGCTGATTCGCATCCCCATCCCGCCGCTCACCGAGGAGCGCCGCCGCGACCTGGCCAAGACCGCCCGCAAGGAAGGCGAGGAGTGCAAGATCGCCATCCGCAAGGCGCGGCATGATGCCAAGGACATGCTGGACGAGCTCGAGAAGTCGGGTGACGTGGGCAAGGACGACGCGGCGCGCGCGCTCAAGGACTTGGAAGCCATCGTGAAGGACGGCGTCACCAAGGTGGACGATATGGTGGCCAAGAAGGAAGAAGACATCATGAAGGTCTGA
- a CDS encoding PD40 domain-containing protein, whose amino-acid sequence MFAPRRVGPLMLLAACLALASGPLRASAQLRDRQVRWRTVDTEHFAIHYPAHLAQVARRAGYALERAHARVAPVMENEMSGRVQVTLADDSESANGLATALPYDAIRLFVTAPEDISPLADFDDWLTTLITHEHTHILHLSNISGLPAIINKVFGRLLAPNQTQPRFIVEGIATYMESRETSGGRMRSTQFDMYLRMAFLEDRVVTLDQLVNDVDQWPRGNNWYLYGSRLMAFVARRHGDHAIAEIADTYGRNPIPYGLSRATQRATGFTWPELYEAWQTETRAHYAEVAAEVETAGRVEGERLTQHGETALYPRFLADGSLVYTVNDGRSDPQLRRLPVDGGEPQKITRVAGTSVASPLADGGLVFDSVDFDRGIYARFDLFRKHPGRRRVERLTTGLRARAPDASPDGTRVVFSVNDAGTSHLEIASLSDVAGTRERLVTSRPFEQIYTPRFSPDGQRVVFSVWRAGGYRDVHLLDLASGQVRELTHDRAQDIGPTFTSDGQHVVFSSDRSGIANLYVFALATGATRQLTNVLGGAFCPVVSPAGDRVVYVGYGSRGFDLYSLPVSGPPDTWGRPASAYEDTRPEPSDTGYLGGSSHRYRPIETMYPRSYMPGFGTSALMGGNELSLKVVGEDAVGFFTWDARVGVTLPARQLDLDVGLHYGRGASPVAFRFFRRHQARNDLVVEGRRQPWTERAHGGDVSVSRSFPRSFHTTGISAGYAVTHVQSVDPFVGELDPNFPVPFIPQRGVFTRARVGFTYSDARAQIYDMTTSVGRTLSVNLSAADRLIGNRYRAAALSWAFSRFWENPLIHHHIFALRYAGGLSAGDEGRRSLYSIGGFPTPDLQELLLEHPVYGGQALRGYAPGDRRGLRFQLVQLEYRFPIVRIQRGLETLPFYLNRVHALVFADYGDAYSTRIDLSTFRVGVGAEVLLDFTVGYVLPFTLRLGFAYGAHERGGPRVYFHLGRPF is encoded by the coding sequence ATGTTTGCCCCGCGCCGCGTCGGGCCCCTGATGCTCCTCGCCGCGTGCCTTGCGCTGGCGAGCGGGCCCCTGCGCGCGTCGGCCCAGCTGCGCGATCGGCAGGTGCGCTGGCGCACCGTGGACACCGAGCACTTTGCCATCCACTACCCCGCGCACCTGGCCCAGGTGGCCCGCCGGGCGGGCTATGCGCTCGAGCGGGCCCACGCCCGGGTGGCCCCCGTGATGGAGAACGAGATGAGCGGCCGGGTGCAGGTGACCCTGGCCGACGACTCGGAGTCGGCCAACGGCCTGGCCACCGCCCTGCCCTACGACGCCATCCGGCTGTTCGTGACCGCCCCGGAGGACATCAGCCCGCTCGCGGACTTCGACGACTGGCTGACCACGCTCATCACCCACGAGCACACGCACATCCTGCACCTGTCCAACATCTCGGGGCTGCCGGCCATCATCAACAAGGTGTTCGGGCGGCTGCTGGCGCCCAACCAGACGCAGCCGCGCTTCATCGTGGAGGGCATCGCCACCTACATGGAGTCGCGCGAGACGTCCGGCGGGCGCATGCGCTCCACCCAGTTCGACATGTACCTGCGCATGGCGTTCCTGGAGGACCGCGTGGTCACGCTGGACCAGCTGGTGAACGACGTGGACCAGTGGCCGCGCGGGAACAACTGGTACCTGTACGGCTCGCGCCTGATGGCGTTCGTGGCACGGCGGCACGGCGACCACGCCATCGCGGAGATCGCGGACACTTATGGGCGCAACCCCATCCCGTATGGCCTGAGCCGGGCCACGCAGCGGGCCACCGGGTTCACCTGGCCCGAGCTGTACGAGGCCTGGCAGACCGAGACGCGGGCGCACTATGCCGAAGTGGCCGCCGAGGTGGAGACCGCCGGGCGGGTGGAGGGCGAGCGGCTCACCCAGCACGGCGAGACGGCGCTGTATCCGCGCTTCCTGGCCGACGGGAGCCTGGTCTACACGGTGAACGACGGGCGCAGTGACCCCCAGCTGCGGCGCCTGCCGGTGGACGGCGGTGAGCCCCAGAAGATCACACGCGTGGCGGGCACCTCGGTGGCGTCTCCGCTGGCCGATGGGGGCCTGGTGTTCGACTCGGTGGACTTCGACCGGGGCATCTACGCCCGCTTCGACCTGTTTCGGAAGCACCCGGGGCGGCGCCGGGTGGAGCGCCTGACCACGGGGCTGCGAGCGCGCGCGCCGGACGCCTCGCCGGACGGCACACGGGTGGTCTTCTCGGTGAACGACGCGGGCACCTCGCACCTCGAGATCGCCAGCCTGTCGGACGTGGCGGGCACGCGCGAGCGCTTGGTCACCAGCCGGCCGTTCGAGCAGATCTACACGCCGCGGTTCTCGCCCGATGGCCAGCGCGTGGTGTTCTCGGTGTGGCGCGCGGGGGGCTACCGCGACGTGCACCTGCTGGATCTCGCCAGCGGGCAGGTGCGCGAGCTCACGCACGACCGCGCCCAGGACATTGGCCCCACGTTCACGTCCGACGGGCAGCACGTGGTGTTCTCGTCGGACCGCAGCGGCATCGCCAACCTGTACGTGTTTGCGCTGGCCACAGGGGCGACGCGGCAGCTCACCAACGTGCTGGGCGGGGCGTTCTGCCCGGTGGTGTCGCCGGCCGGCGACCGCGTGGTGTACGTGGGCTACGGCAGCCGCGGCTTCGACCTGTACAGCCTGCCGGTCTCGGGCCCGCCAGACACCTGGGGGCGGCCCGCCAGCGCCTATGAGGACACCCGCCCCGAGCCGAGCGACACGGGCTACCTGGGCGGCTCGAGCCACCGCTACCGGCCCATCGAGACCATGTACCCACGCAGCTACATGCCGGGCTTCGGCACCAGCGCGCTCATGGGAGGCAACGAGCTCTCGCTCAAGGTGGTGGGCGAGGACGCCGTGGGCTTCTTCACGTGGGACGCGCGCGTGGGCGTCACCCTGCCCGCCCGGCAGCTGGACCTGGACGTGGGCCTTCACTACGGGCGCGGGGCCTCGCCCGTGGCGTTCCGCTTCTTCCGCCGGCACCAGGCCCGTAACGACCTCGTGGTGGAGGGGCGCCGGCAGCCCTGGACCGAGCGCGCGCACGGCGGCGACGTGTCGGTGTCGCGCAGCTTCCCCCGCTCGTTCCACACCACCGGCATCTCGGCGGGCTACGCGGTCACCCACGTGCAGAGCGTGGACCCCTTCGTGGGGGAGCTCGACCCCAACTTCCCGGTGCCCTTCATCCCGCAGCGCGGCGTGTTCACGCGGGCACGCGTGGGCTTCACGTACTCGGACGCGCGCGCGCAGATCTACGACATGACCACCTCGGTGGGCCGCACGCTGAGCGTGAACCTGAGCGCCGCCGACCGGCTGATTGGCAACCGCTACCGCGCCGCGGCGTTGAGCTGGGCGTTCTCGCGCTTCTGGGAGAACCCGCTCATCCACCACCACATCTTCGCCCTGCGGTATGCGGGCGGGCTGTCCGCGGGCGACGAGGGGCGCCGCTCGCTCTACAGCATTGGCGGCTTCCCCACGCCCGACCTGCAGGAGCTGCTGCTGGAGCACCCCGTGTATGGCGGCCAGGCGCTGCGCGGCTATGCCCCCGGAGACCGCCGCGGGCTGCGCTTCCAGCTGGTGCAGCTCGAGTATCGCTTCCCCATCGTGCGCATTCAGCGCGGGCTCGAGACACTGCCGTTCTACCTGAACCGCGTGCACGCGCTGGTCTTCGCCGATTACGGCGATGCGTACAGCACGCGCATCGACCTCAGCACCTTTCGGGTGGGGGTGGGAGCCGAGGTGCTGCTGGACTTCACCGTGGGGTACGTCCTGCCCTTCACGCTGCGCCTGGGCTTTGCCTACGGGGCCCACGAGCGGGGCGGCCCGCGCGTGTACTTCCACTTGGGGCGCCCCTTCTGA
- a CDS encoding NADAR family protein → MNHHINALVRRMADGEALKFKPFWGHSGSGLGPWILSQWYPAPFSADGNTYQTAEHWMMAQKALLFADAASAREIIAANSPGAAKALGRGVQDFDEETWEQARYAIVVTGNVLKFRQNPPLAKWLDETGDVVLVEASPQDRIWGIGMSATDPGAKNPAAWKGQNLLGFALGEARDRLRRFPRPAMPDGALTPPWVEFPDHHRYSAFWRMGAGEAYVTALRESWESLTADQRIEIELVYPATGAWSGWY, encoded by the coding sequence ATGAACCACCACATCAATGCACTCGTCCGGCGGATGGCGGATGGCGAAGCGCTGAAGTTCAAGCCTTTCTGGGGACACTCGGGGAGCGGGCTGGGCCCCTGGATTCTCAGCCAGTGGTACCCAGCCCCGTTCTCCGCGGACGGGAACACGTACCAGACCGCAGAGCACTGGATGATGGCGCAGAAGGCGCTGCTGTTCGCCGACGCTGCGAGTGCTCGCGAGATCATCGCCGCCAACAGTCCAGGTGCAGCCAAGGCACTGGGCCGAGGCGTCCAAGACTTCGACGAGGAGACTTGGGAGCAAGCCCGCTACGCCATCGTCGTGACCGGTAACGTGCTCAAGTTCCGCCAGAACCCTCCGCTGGCCAAGTGGCTCGACGAGACGGGGGACGTTGTCCTGGTGGAGGCGAGCCCGCAGGACCGCATCTGGGGTATCGGCATGTCGGCGACGGACCCTGGTGCGAAGAACCCGGCTGCTTGGAAGGGCCAGAACCTCCTTGGGTTCGCGCTGGGCGAGGCGCGCGACCGCCTGAGGAGGTTCCCCCGGCCGGCGATGCCCGACGGCGCCCTGACTCCTCCGTGGGTCGAGTTCCCTGATCACCATCGGTACTCCGCGTTCTGGCGCATGGGCGCTGGAGAGGCGTACGTGACCGCGCTGCGGGAGAGCTGGGAGTCCCTGACCGCCGATCAGCGCATCGAGATCGAGCTGGTCTACCCTGCAACTGGCGCGTGGTCGGGCTGGTACTGA